One part of the Anopheles coustani chromosome 2, idAnoCousDA_361_x.2, whole genome shotgun sequence genome encodes these proteins:
- the LOC131266997 gene encoding arfaptin-2 yields the protein MNKTNEKSIHEMLKNTPSMNDSTDVVHTGSEQQTIKHSTTLTLRNVSNHSLSSPTSISLEDESAYIKNGSSKLDTFRNWSITTYKCTKQIMLEKLGKSTRTVDLELEAQIDQLKETQKKYLSILRLSRAFTSHFYNCMQTQSLLSETFADLAQKSPELQEEFLRNAETQRILTKNGELLLNALNFFISSINTLCNKTIEDTLLTIRQYELARVEYDAYRVDLEQQRTSGSEPQQKYSNDEVQKKYEKCKEQYEKLRSDIVVKMQFLEENRIKVMHKQLLLFHNAIAAYFAGNANGLEKTLQQFNISLKSPNSVTSSWLEQ from the exons ATGAACAAAACGAACGAGAAAAGTATACACGAAATGCTAAAAAACACTCCGTCCATGAACGACAGTACCGATGTGGTGCACACGGGCTCCGAGCAGCAAACTATCAAGCACTCGACTACGCTGACCCTGCGGAACGTTAGCAACCACAGTCTTTCGTCACCGACGTCGATCAGCCTGGAGGATGAATCAGCGTACATCAAGAACGGCTCGTCGAAGCTCGATACGTTCCGCAACTGGAGCATTACCACGTACAAGTGCACCAAACAGATAATGCTTGAGAAGCTTGGCAAATCGACGCGCACGGTCGACCTGGAGCTCGAGGCCCAGATCGATCAGCTAAAGGAGACGCAGAAGAAGTATCTCAGCATACTGCGCTTATCGCGTGCTTTCACGTCGCACTTTTATAACTGCATGCAAACGCAGAGCCTGCTATCAGAAACGTTCGCCGATCTGGCCCAGAAGAGTCCGGAACTGCAGGAGGAGTTTCTTAGGAACGCCGAAACACAGCGCATTTTGACGAAGAACGGCGAGCTGTTGCTGAACGCGTTGAACTTTTTCATATCGTCCATCAATACGCTGTGCAACAAGACGATCGAGGATACGCTGCTAACGATTCGACAGTACGAGCTGGCGCGCGTCGAGTACGATGCATACCGGGTCGATTTGGAGCAGCAGCGAACCAGCGGCAGTGAACCGCAGCAGAAGTACTCCAACGATGAGGTACAGAAGAAGTACGAGAAATGCAAGGAACAGTACGAGAAGCTTCGCTCGGATATAGTggtgaaaatgcaatttttggaagaaaatcgg ATCAAAGTGATGCACAAACAATTGCTGCTCTTCCATAACGCCATAGCAGCGTATTTTGCTGGGAACGCGAACGGGTTGGAGAAGACGTTACAGCAGTTCAACATTAGT CTGAAGAGTCCCAACTCGGTAACGAGCTCGTGGTTGGAGCAATAG
- the LOC131266996 gene encoding protein arginine methyltransferase NDUFAF7 homolog, mitochondrial: MNTILGKSCNSRFLKLLLTQASSNVLRVSNRTQCYKPVSRRAIAEIKNLRRDLPSESNNGADRRTLAETLHARIRATGPITVATYMREVLLNPSAGYYSTKDQVFGSSGDFITAPEVGQIFGELIAVWCINELQKFNYDGEIQLVELGPGKGTLMQDMLRVLERFGLSKDRLSVHLVEMSPHLQRMQGERLCDGKVHRTTVDQHESHVQQGLTSAGVGVRWYTDIVEVPKKFSIVIANEFFDALPVHIFCKESTEAGSAWKEVLVDIDAKQTGPAFRFIQSSKATPYSVVFGKRFNENESLLQERNRVEVSFEVEQFAQSLATRFDAYGGFGLVIDYGHEGNKMDTFRSFKQHKLHDPLQDPGSADLTVDVDFAFLKHFLEQDEKAFTLGPVGQGAFLEAMQGSERLKSLLNVTTDDKYRQILKDGYDVLTNPEKMGERFKLLSIFPASLKNHLLTSNKVVGFEK; encoded by the exons ATGAACACAATACTCGGTAAATCTTGCAACTCTAggtttttaaaactattattAACACAAGCATCGTCTAACGTGTTACGCGTTTCCAATCGGACGCAATGCTACAAACCGGTAAGCAGGAGGGCGATAGCAGAAATCAAAAATCTGCGACGGGATCTACCCAGTGAAAGCAACAATGGAGCTGACCGGCGTACACTTGCGGAAACTTTGCATGCGCGGATACGTGCGACGGGACCAATAACGGTTGCCACCTATATGAGGGAAGTTCTACTCAATCCGTCGGCCGGATACTACAGCACGAAGGACCAAGTGTTCGGTAGCAGCGGTGATTTCATCACAGCTCCAGAAGTTGGACAAATCTTTGGGGAG cTAATTGCCGTCTGGTGTATAAATGAGCTGCAAAAGTTTAACTACGATGGCGAAATACAACTCGTTGAGCTTGGCCCCGGAAAGGGCACGTTAATGCAAGACATGCTCCGTGTCCTCGAGCGGTTCGGACTCTCGAAAGACCGGCTGAGTGTCCATTTGGTAGAAATGAGTCCACACTTGCAACGGATGCAAGGTGAACGTCTTTGCGACGGGAAGGTGCATCGTACCACCGTGGATCAACATGAGTCACACGTGCAGCAAGGCTTGACCAGTGCCGGTGTTGGCGTTCGATGGTACACCGATATCGTGGAGGTACCGAAAAAATTCTCCATCGTTATTGCGAACGAGTTTTTCGATGCCCTACCGGTGCATATATTTTGCAAAGAATCCACCGAAGCTGGATCAGCATGGAAGGAAGTTTTAGTCGACATCGACGCCAAACAAACGGGACCTGCCTTCCGGTTCATTCAGTCGAGCAAAGCGACTCCCTACTCGGTGgtgtttggaaaacgattcAATGAAAATGAATCGCTGTTGCAAGAGCGGAACCGTGTGGAAGTTTCCTTCGAAGTAGAACAATTCGCCCAAAGTTTAGCAACGCGATTCGACGCCTATGGAGGGTTTGGTCTGGTCATCGATTACGGCCACGAGGGAAACAAAATGGACACATTTAGA TCTTTCAAGCAACATAAGCTACACGATCCACTTCAGGATCCGGGAAGCGCTGATCTGACCGTAGATGtggattttgcatttttgaaacattttctagaaCAAGATGAAAAAGCCTTCACACTCGGTCCTGTGGGACAAGGTGCGTTTCTCGAAGCAATGCAGGGCTCGGAACGATTGAAG AGCTTGTTGAATGTTACAACTGATGATAAATACCGCCAAATATTAAAAGATGGTTACGATGTACTAACAAACCCAGAAAAAATGGGGGAACGCTTCAAGCTGTTGTCAATTTTCCCTGCTTCTTTGAAAAATCACCTTTTAACCTCGAACAAAGTTGtagggtttgaaaagtaa
- the LOC131264854 gene encoding uncharacterized protein LOC131264854 translates to MVSHFMLQVSLLIFIINSKSCIERVGPFQIKETYNQPEVRDEPIEKRMCRFPDEPIPPARAYSFSHCFQYNRIQLELQACNCTIPTSPKEYEHLYCDIKGLLCINDANVKYRTKHVHTVHKDRSCMQACQALETLVIGETYNPTPSNSDPGKVILEVLNVPVFRYQRRVIRNKIDFAVSLGGIGGLFFGASVISLIELVYSMLFKPYHLKVKVSIPQFRARPVW, encoded by the exons ATGGTATCTCACTTTATGCTACAGGTATCGcttcttatttttatcataaattcaaaatccTGCATCGAGCGTGTTGGACCATTTCAGATCAAAGAAACCTACAACCAACCTGAAGTTCGGGATGAACCGATCGAGAAGCGAATGTGTAGATTTCCCGACGAACCAATTCCTCCCGCGCGGGCGTACAGTTTTTCCCATTGCTTTCAGTACAATCGCATCCAGCTGGAGCTGCAAGCGTGCAACTGCACCATCCCTACGTCACCTAAAGAAT ATGAACACTTGTACTGTGACATTAAAGGATTACTATGTATCAACGATG CAAACGTAAAATATCGAACAAAGCACGTTCACACTGTGCATAAAGATAGATCCTGCATGCAAGCCTGCCAGGCACTAGAAACGCTTGTGATTgg GGAAACGTATaatccaacaccatcgaattcCGATCCGGGAAAGGTAATTTTGGAAGTCCTAAATGTGCCCGTTTTCCGCTATCAAAGACGGGTCATACGGAATAAGATTGATTTTGCAG TCTCTTTGGGTGGTATAGGTGGACTATTTTTTGGAGCATCTGTAATAAGCCTCATCGAGCTTGTATATTCGATGTTGTTTAAACCGTACCATCTCAAAGTGAAAGTTTCAATTCCACAATTTAGAGCAAGACCAGTGTGGTAG
- the LOC131264855 gene encoding uncharacterized protein LOC131264855 yields MKTYKLEGSLKNRILIRYRMRQAVDNSTINGMKYLGTRCNRYGRSFWVLVLCGSFASMVFILLFTIDTFDETISVSPDTSFLRWNSTFPAISICYSKGRTGQISNFLKEQWIASNFTPAKNTAYLWPKLAQTYLFLNPNTNLDNDITSFFPTDCKEVLFDVKVGGVKYDCDRIFNYTLTEMGNCFTANSIHDQ; encoded by the exons ATGAAAACGTACAAACTTGAAGGGAGTCTCAAGAACCGTATCCTGATTCGCTACCGTATGCGACAGGCGGTGGACAACAGCACTATCAACGGGATGAAGTATCTCGGAACCCGATGTAACCGCTACGGAAG AAGCTTCTGGGTGCTGGTGTTGTGTGGATCGTTCGCCTCGATGGTGTTCATTCTGCTGTTCACGATCGACACCTTCGACGAAACGATCAGCGTCAGCCCGGACACATCATTCCTCCGGTGGAACAGCACCTTTCCGGCGATTTCGATCTGCTACTCGAAGGGGCGCACCGGGCAGATTTCCAACTTCCTGAAGGAACAGTGGATAGCGAGTAACTTTACGCCCGCCAAGAA TACAGCCTACTTGTGGCCCAAGTTGGCACAAACATACCTCTTTTTGAACCCCAACACTAACCTGGACAACGATATTACGTCG TTTTTTCCAACTGATTGTAAAGAGGTACTGTTCGATGTGAAGGTCGGCGGTGTGAAGTACGATTGTGATCGCATCTTTAATTACACTCTAACGGAAATGGGGAATTGTTTTACGGCAAACAGCATTCACGATCAGTGA
- the LOC131262674 gene encoding uncharacterized protein LOC131262674, which yields MNGTHSPDMISRFRDLKLLESGEGPRPETSYGGADAAGHHRQPRSFGAQSAGTKSQFIPAICNFQTARKMAQENLEHQPLPDAVIDIAFRKAQAAGFPNPGMELSVGPYATGVGCKNYKAGPTKCTKYRVYRPKTCGVIPKVPSALETPERPDSVRVKKKVGAMDLAIGWEFRTKHEPHAQTYMDGSKPSVAPPIFEVVEPAKELNLPAVVHAGGVFSNTLGEEDFFDRDVIRQHKRLVRPTSNRCKCGNNGNGSARSSKSPNAARQHQQQHRKGSSGRERRDQQRKQHPEHETMEINNNNLPAVRSSARSNGSHGKELAEYHQHQHQHQKDHRHLPPGSANSMERQLHEAAVKHAEKIERFCHKFAPEEFPYNFHQEYRCAFKAGIPQSNVSGTLSSFDTGGPAGHAARKPADYKKLLHIPPREPYTKKNYVIDTLAPPFAFWKKGSGYPDYWRLISVYQQAYNKPMEKRKYPLLKTVYQ from the exons ATGAACGGAACACACTCGCCCGACATGATCAGCCGGTTCCGCGACCTGAAGCTGCTGGAATCGGGCGAAGGTCCGCGGCCGGAAACATCGTACGGCGGGGCCGACGCCGCCGGGCACCATCGGCAGCCCCGTTCGTTCGGCGCTCAGTCCGCCGGCACCAAGTCGCAGTTCATTCCGGCCATTTGCAACTTTCAAACGGCCCGGAAGATGGCCCAGGAAAACCTCGAGCACCAGCCGCTGCCGGATGCAGTCATCGATATTGCATTTCGGAAAGCGCAGGCGGCCGGCTTTCCCAACCCGGGCATGGAGCTGAGCGTCGGCCCGTACGCAACCG GTGTTGGATGCAAGAACTACAAGGCGGGCCCAACGAAGTGCACCAAATATCGGGTGTACCGGCCGAAGACGTGCGGCGTCATACCGAAGGTACCGAGCGCCCTCGAGACGCCCGAGCGGCCGGACAGTGTGCGGGTGAAGAAGAAGGTTGGAGCGATGGATCTGGCCATCGGGTGGGAGTTCCGCACCAAGCACGAACCGCACGCCCAGACGTACATGGACGGGTCGAAGCCGTCGGTGGCGCCGCCAATCTTCGAAGTCGTCGAACCGGCGAAGGAGTTGAATCTGCCCGCGG TGGTACATGCCGGCGGGGTGTTTTCCAACACCCTCGGGGAGGAGGATTTCTTCGACCGCGATGTCATCCGTCAGCACAAGCGCTTGGTGCGTCCGACCAGCAACCGGTGCAAGTGTGGCAACAACGGCAACGGATCGGCCCGGTCGTCCAAGTCTCCCAATGCCGCtcgccagcaccagcagcagcatcgcaaAGGCAGCAGTGGCCGCGAGCGACGCGACCAGCAGCGGAAACAGCATCCCGAACACGAAACGATGgagatcaacaacaacaatctgCCGGCGGTACGATCGTCGGCACGCTCGAACGGATCGCACGGGAAGGAACTGGCCGAgtaccaccagcaccagcaccagcaccagaaGGACCACCGCCACCTGCCGCCCGGCAGTGCCAACTCGATGGAACGCCAGCTGCACGAGGCGGCCGTCAAGCATGCGGAGAAGATCGAACGCTTTTGCCACAAGTTCGCGCCGGAGGAGTTCCCGTACAACTTCCACCAGGAGTACCGGTGCGCGTTCAAGGCCGGCATTCCGCAGAGCAACGTGTCCGGTACGCTGAGCAGCTTCGATACCGGTGGGCCCGCGGGCCATGCCGCCCGGAAGCCGGCCGACTACAAGAAGCTGCTGCACATCCCTCCCCGGGAACCGTACACCAAGAAGAACTACGTCATCGACACGCTGGCACCGCCGTTCGCGTTCTGGAAGAAGGGCTCCGGCTATCCGGACTACTGGCGGCTGATCAGCGTGTACCAGCAGGCGTACAACAAGCCGATGGAGAAGCGGAAATACCCACTGCTGAAGACGGTCTACCAGTGA
- the LOC131265714 gene encoding helix-loop-helix protein 1, which yields MVYQIKDTMELSSCSVGVRKPRTKNPPICPTLEHPGGQQPVYGNGTGNGPARVRKQQPDGSATGAPEFSSLSREERRRRRRATLKYRTAHATRERIRVEAFNVAFSELRKLLPTLPPDKKLSKIEILKLAICYISYLNHVLDA from the coding sequence ATGGTTTATCAAATTAAAGACACAATGGAACTGTCGTCATGCTCGGTGGGTGTAAGAAAGCCACGGACAAAGAATCCGCCCATCTGTCCCACCCTCGAGCATCCCGGTGGCCAGCAACCAGTGTACGGCAATGGCACGGGCAATGGTCCGGCCAGAGTGCGCAAGCAACAACCAGACGGTTCTGCCACCGGAGCGCCGGAATTTTCCAGCCTATCGCGCGAAGAACGACGCCGTAGGCGCCGGGCAACGCTCAAGTACCGGACGGCGCACGCCACCCGCGAGCGAATTCGCGTCGAAGCATTCAACGTGGCGTTTTCTGAGCTGAGGAAGCTGCTACCGACGCTGCCGCCGGACAAGAAGCTGTCGAAAATAGAAATACTCAAGCTGGCAATCTGTTACATTTCCTACCTTAACCACGTGCTGGACGCTTGA
- the LOC131263300 gene encoding mitochondrial pyruvate carrier 2-like, translating to MSRIYHALVNTADKFVPGALQPLWNHAAGPKTVFFWAPVFKWGLVVAGLSDLRRSPDQLSISQSASLAATGIIWSRYSLVIIPKNWGLFSVNLFVAGTQVLQLYRAWDYSRKTQKAAVAAPK from the exons atgtcCAGGATCTACCACGCCTTAGTGAACACTGCCGACAAGTTCGTGCCCGGAGCGCTCCAACCCCTGTGGAATCATGCTGCTG GTCCCAAAACGGTGTTCTTCTGGGCCCCCGTGTTTAAATGG ggTTTGGTTGTTGCCGGACTCAGTGACCTTCGTCGATCCCCGGATCAGCTGTCAATTTCGCAGTCCGCCTCGTTGGCCGCGACGGGAATAATTTGGTCGCGGTATTCCCTGGTCATCATTCCCAAGAATTGGGGATTGTTTTCGGTGAACTTGTTCGTGGCCGGGACGCAGGTGCTGCAGCTGTACCGTGCCTGGGACTACTCGCGGAAAACCCAGAAAGCCGCTGTGGCGGCCCCCAAGTAG